From the Hoplias malabaricus isolate fHopMal1 chromosome 13, fHopMal1.hap1, whole genome shotgun sequence genome, the window ACTATACAGTAAACTGTGTTATATGTGTAAGACATGTGAATTCATTTCTACTCAGAAAATCAACTaaacatgtaatttgaccaAGACCTTCTAAATATTTGTACACAAGagtatgtatgtttgtttaaTATGACCTGCAACATTTAAAGTACGTATTACTTTTGTCACATTATTTTTGCAGTCTGACCTGTTGAGGGCATTGCACATCTCGATGGTGACCAGCACAGACAGGGCCATGGTCATGGGGGGAGCAGACTCAAACACCTCACACTCAATACCTTCGAAAGCCTCATTATCAGCACTGCACTGCATGAAGTGAGACTGTGGGAGACAAAAAGACAAGTGAGCATTGTTTTAACAGGTCAGCTGATGCAAAAAGTTCAGATAGCGTCTCATAACTAATAATTTTAATCACTTCATATCTCAGACGCACTATATGGCAAAAAGACACCTTCCCATCCagagattctttttttttttccagattgtAAAACtgtcatcgctgtccaaagaatgtatctccaaaatagtaactttataagaTAAGGGGAAAAATCTTAGCTTTCAGTGTAAGTCACTGTAAAAAGatgttattccaagtaattatgGGGCATTTGCTATTGGTCAATTTTCACacattgtgaaggacagctgctgtgctcaaatgatgtagtaaactaaaaatcaacagaaaTGGGGATTAATGTTATTCATGGCACAGCGACGATGTGCAATATGTCTTCGCAGCAATAAGAGCTTCTACCATTTTAAGAAGTGTTATCActtgattttggaacatttctgtgttatTCCAAAACCATTTGTCATGACTGTTATTCATGTTAGATAATCAAAAATATAATTCGATCTCAAGAAACTTCTGTCCATTTTACCGTTTGCCAGTCCAGTGATGGGGACCTCCATTGTTTGGCAGTGAGCATGTACATATTGTTATACACATGTGCCTAGCCAGAGCATTCAGTTTAATTTCacgaaaaaacacaaacggtgCCTGCACAAATGAATGACTGCATCCACAGTGGATACATAAAGTGTCTGAATTTACTGATTATAAATAATGTcttcaaatatttggacataaaGTGTATTCCTAgctatattattttaaagtctGTGGGAATGCTCTGGACACTCACCAGCTGGTAGAAGCTGACCATAGGGCCATCATCAGAGTAGATAAACCACCAAGCAGCAGCAGCTACTGTAGCAGCTCCAACATACcctgagagagaaaatgagaaaaggtCATTTACATGAAGAAAGGAGACCAAAGTAGGACTCGAGTGCTGTTATGGTGGTTTTGGACACCACACATTGCATAAGTTATGATTAGACAGCGAGCTGTAAAATATGAATCAGGTTTGCATGTTTGGAAAAGCTATACTTTGTCCAAAAATTTGCAGACACACCTTATAATTAGTGACGTCAGCAAAATTTGTGGCACACcaattgtggacacagacatttgaTATAAAACAGGATGGTTTTGAGCAACAGTAAATAAATCTTGAAATTttaatgccaagcatcagctagagTTGTATAAAATAActccaccaccactggcctgtggagcagtggacctGTATTCTGCATTAGAAGTGGAATTGAAACTGACTCAGTGAGATTTTGCAATTAAAACAGGAAGTACtggtaaaaatgtataaaaaatattttgattgcCACTCAAGGCCAGGATATGTGTTGTCTTTGCCTCAGGTTATTGAACTAACCTCCAATTGCCAGGTATCTGAAAAACAACCAGCCAGAGATGAGGGGCTCTTTGGGGGAGCGTGGTGCTTTGCCCATGATGTCTAGGTCAGGGGGATTGAAGCCTAAAGCTGTGGCAGGAAGGCCATCAGTGACCAGGTTGACCCACAACAGCTGTACCGGGATCAGAGCCTCAGGGAGACCGAGAGCAGCAGTCAGGAAGATactgagaggaagagaggaggaaATGTGAAGGAGGAAATGTGAAGCTGCAAAAAGTCAAATTATGTacacacaatttttttaaaggccTCAGAGAACAAGATGAGTTTGCTGACCAGACGACCTCTCCCACATTGGAGGAGATGAGGTAGCGGATAAACTGTTTCATGTTGTTGTAGATGGCCCTTCCTTCCTCAACAGCAGCCACGATAGAGGAGAAGTTGTCATCGGCCAGGACCATCTCTGAGGCTGACTTGGCAACAGCAGTGCCAGAGCCCATCGCAATGCCAATCTCTGCTTTCTTCAGAGCTGGGGCATCATTCACTCCATCGCCAGTCTGAAAAGGAGGACAGAAATATTAACCAAGAAAATTGTCTGCCACTTaatttgaaaattaattaaCTACAATAAAGTTAAAAACTAAAACTTCTAAAACTTTAACTACATATAGTTTTTAATTGGATATGATATAGCAGTTTCAATGGGTCTTTACTTTTAGAGTCTTAATCCCTATCCAGGAAACTGGCCCACAATCCAAGACAATGTATTTTGAACTGCTAAATGACTGTAATTAATTGTGCTTTGCTCTTAGAGTTTTGTGATCAAATCCCTGGACCGCTCACCATAGCAGTGATCTCATCAAAGCCCTGCAGGAACTCCACAATCTTGCTCTTGTGAGATGGTTCAACACGAGCATAGCAGCAGGCTTTACGCACAGCCTCTGTCTGCTGCTCCAGGGGCAGGTCATCAAACTCACGACCAGTGAAAGCTCTGCCAGTCACATTCTCGTCTTCACCAAAGATTCCAATACGACGGCAGATAGCCACAGCAGTGCCTTTGTTATCACCTAGGAGACAAGGAGAAAATGGAGTAGTGTGGAAGAAAACCGGGCATACAATATAAAAGGAGAACAGTTGGGAAGAACCAGGTAGAAAAGAGTTGCCTCTGACCTGTGATCATGATGACACGGATGCCAGCAGCCTTGCACAGCTGAATGGAGCCCATAACCTCCTTGCGAGGTGGATCCAGCATACCAACACAGCCCACAAAAGTGAGGTCAGTCTGGGGAAGACAGAAGAGCATGGGGAGATTAATAGAGGTTTGTGTTCAGTGGTATCTAGGTACAGTATAACTACTACTATTTCATCTGAAATTAAGGGTACTAATCAGGGGTTAACTGGAATATAATATCCCAAAACATAATCCTAAATCTTCTGAGTCTAACCACATGGTTTATCTAATGATATGTCTATCATCTATAAAGGCCTATACTGTTCAAATAAACTCTCACCTCATACTCAATAAATTTGGTGGAGTCCTCCAGGTTCATCTCCTCTTTCTTCAGTGGAGAGTCCCGGGTGGCAAGGGCCAGGCAGCGGAGAGTGTCCCGTCCAGTTCCCCACTCCTTAATCACAGCCATGATCTTCTCTTTAACTGGACCAGTCAGGGGAACCCGGGTGGTGCCAACCCGCACATAGGCACATCTGTCAATCACACCTTCAGGAGCACCCTGGGAAAAGAAAATTTGATGTAAGTCGCAGGTCATCATCATGGAGTTTATGTAATTTCTGTAGAAGGTGGTAAATATTAGCCAAAAATGTGCTGACTTTGACAAACATCTTGTTGCCCATGGGGGCCTTGGAGGGCTTGGCTGGAGAGCAGAAAACAGACATGGACTTTCTGTCACGGGAGAACTCCAGTGTGAATTCCTTTTTCATCAGCTGCTTGATCACCTAGGAGACAGAGATCATAACGTATAAGATTGGCATTTGTTGTTAAGTGATTTTTAGTTATTTAAGTGTGTTTTACTGCAAATAGTAACAATCAAGCCAACACACTCCTAGGGGCAGCCCAGCAGGGTACCAGTAAATTTTATCCAAGAGTTAAATGTTAATGCCCTCCAGAGTCAGTAATGGGCTGTAAACAAATCATTCTGAGCCATGTGGGTTTCATATAGGGGGTTAATAGGCAGCTCATCTGAATCCCACTATAAGCCTCTGTACCAACCCACCATAAGCTCATGGCTATATTGAACCCGTATTGGCCCCACTAAAATGCATTGGCTAGGAAAACCTCCTTTTGGTGCAAAAATTTGGTGAAATGTAACATGCTAAAGATGAGTGAATAAGACCCACACTATAATCACAATTAAGTGTAATCATTTACATtcatgcatttggcagatgcttttatccaaagcgacttacaaaagaggatctaacattcaaactacagtaCAATTTAATCAAGTGTACTGTGAGGTATCACAGTAATTATAACAAATCTTATTGCAACCTGCAGTTATTCATAACTAAAAATGATTAACTTTATACTTTAGAACAGTATATGTACTTACAGAGCAACAGGCATTAGCTCTCTCTACTTTAGACAAGCTGCGGACCTCAGTGTTGAACACGTTCATCTTCTCCACCAGACAGCACAGTGCTGTCTCAGTGGCCTCTCCCACCTTCTCATATATTCCCTtagactgaaagagagagagagagagatacatatattttatcaaTGTTATAAAGTGTAACCGATAAAGATACTGAAATCTTAAACCTGTCCATAAATAAAATAGATTAAATATttgtgaataaaacaatttcattcattaattcattcattcattcattcattcattatctgtaacctcttatccagttcatggttgcggtgggtctggagcctacccggaagcACTGGGTGCAACAAAAGGgtagcacacactcacacgctcacacttatggacccttttgagtcgccaatccacctaccaacatgtgttttttgacctagggaggaaaccggagcaccctgaggaaacccacacggacacagggagaacaccacttttatttacaaagccCTAAAATTTATTCTTAAAATCTCTTCCAAGTTCATACAGGGAACCTAAtctgcaaaaaacaaacagttttTACCATGGTGCATTTGTGAcgtcattaaaaaaaacccgaaatatttacatatagcCTATTCACTTTACAGCAATTTAGCCAGTTTTAAGGAGTGTTTCAGTTTAAGATGCCGGCTAAATGAGAGTCAACAAAGAGAACAGAAGAAATTTACTTATATCATTCTCAAAGTTACAGTAACAAATCAGCCAGCTCCACTTTAACGAACAACAAGAGGTTGGAAAAGGTTTATGAAGAGGACtgtttgtatttcaaatactcTCATTAATGTCATATGAAATATGAAAGGTAAAGTTAtatgaaaaaattaaatacaaggcAATTATGGAATAGTGATCTTTTTAAGgttaatattttaatgagttaacaaagaaaacaaagtgaGATATGTAAGACAAAGGAGAAAGGAGGTAGAGAATGGGGAGTGTACTTACCTCATTGTAGTCTAGAGAGGAGTCATTACACAAGGCACAGATAGTAGCCAGCTCGATCAGACCATCATACTGACCACACTTGACTGGAAGACCACCCTTTGTTCTACAGGGAAGAGTAGAAAGAAACATGTTCCAGTGTATTCAGTTATGTGTGGTTCTTTATTATTTGAGTGTATGAtcacatgtgtaaatgttgtgTACTCACACTTCTCCCTCAGGAGTGTACTTGGAGCCAGAGATGTCGTACTGATCCAGAGTTATAGATTCGCCTTCTACCTTTTCAATGATGAACATCTGAACACAGTGGAAGACAAATTCAGTGGGTCTTTAAAAGTAACTCAATCTTGACAGTCCAAACaactagtgtttttttttcattcctttcaCAGCCCATTTCAATAGATTCAGCTATAAtttttgaataaaaactaaattccCCAATTTATTTCTTATTCAAATAAAAGTAACTGcctatatgaatattaatgaacaTATCACATCAAGAAATAGGTTAAATATTCTTATACCATTCTTACAAATATCTCATAATAGAAATATAAGACATATATATACTAGATTTGAAATGATTTCATGtgcttagatttcatttttGCATTGTGAACTTGCATCTCTGCCCCACCTTTGTCACACACATCTGGTTGGTGGTGAGTGTTCCAGTTTTGTCGGAGCAGATCACTGAGGTGCAGCCTAATGTCTCCACAGAAGGCAGAGAGCGGACGATGGCATTCTTCTTGGCCATACGCCGTGTCCCCAGAGCCAGACAAGTGGTGATCACAGCAGGTAAACCTAACAACACAGTAAAGTGtgttaataaaacacacaaatttaAAGATCCACTCTTAGATTGATCGTTCTATATTGCAGTGACCACATGCTTTGGacattttttactttatatatatatatatatatatatatatatatatatatatatatatattacattactaAAATATCTTCAATGGTTTGTAAACAAATGCAATCCAATTAAAGGACAGAGAAAATATGAGAATATGAGCCCAAATTATTTCCATAATGTGGATCCTTAATGAACGGTCTGTGACCTGTCTCGGTCTACAACTTGTTCCTATTTTGGCCTCAGGATCTCACCCTCAGGGATGGCCGCCACAGCCAGAGCCACAGCAATCTTGAAGTAGTAGACAGCTCCGCGGATCCAGGAGCCTCCGTGGACAGGATCATTGAAGTGACCAATGTTAATGAGCCACACAGCTACGCAGATGAGAGAGATGACCTTAGACAGCTGTTCACCAAATTCGTCCAGTTTCTGCTGCAGAGGAGTCTTCTCCTGCTCTGTGGCTGCCATCTGGTCTCTGATCTTTCCGATCTCAGTGGACACTCCAGTGGCCACAGCCACACCAATGGCTTTACCTGCAGCAATGTTGGTGCCCTGGAGGAGAGAaggtggaggagtttaaatggACAATGGAGGCTAAAAGGAGTGAATATAATTTTAGAAAGATGGAGGGAAAGGTTAAAAGTGGAAATGAAGAAAGATGTGCCATATTTGTCACCTTGCTGACTGATAAATAAGAAGGCTGCAACATGCAAATTAGCTTGCTGATAAATATGTCATGTcttcttcttgccactcttcatATGAAGAAAGGTATGGCAGAAATACCTCCATACTGATTCATACTTGCcctgtgtccgaaatggctccgtattcactattccctatattactCACTACACAATATAACCATTATAAGGAACTGAAGTCAGAATCGTAGTGAACAATTTCGGACACTacctcatgcaggtttttaccaaacagtgcagtgcattatgggtatccactATCCACTAATTCCAGCTAGCATACATGGGTTTTACACTATCTTTTGTTGTGCTGACAGCACATTAATCAATGTCAGTTCCAGACTACTCTACTCTAAGTGTGGTCTACTCTAAGTTATTCTATGTGTTATATtgggaaaacaaactaattctggttaaaaatcacattaaagcTCATCTTTATCCATACCACATGATTTACCAAGTTAGAATTAGAGAGTGAGAATCTTTAAGCTGCTAACAGGTGGAACCGAAAGAAAGGAGGAGAATTGTGGAGTGGAAGTAATAAGAGTGATATCCAGAGATGAGCCATAAATGTACAAGTAGAAATAGAGATGGAGTGATAGAGGAGGGGTTAAAGAGAGGCTCACCGAGAACAGCATGTTTTTCTTGTCCTGGTTGACAGCTCTGGGGTCAGGAACAGATTCGGTGTGCTTAATAACACTCACTGATTctcctgagaaagagagagagggggggggggggtattattattttttatgctattattttgtatgtattattattttattaattaatgggATGTATTACTCCAGCAATACTTCTTATTActtcataattaattaattaattaattaattaattaattctctgtaacccttatccagtccagttcgcggtgggtccagagcctacctggaatcattgtgcgcaaagcagggatacaccctggagggtgcaccaatacttcacagggcaacacacacacgcctacggacacttttgagacgccaatccacctaccaacatgtgttttaggaCCATGgatggaaaccggagcacccggaggaaacccacggggacacagagagaacacactacactcctcacagacagtcatccggagcgggaatcaaacccacaacctccaggtccaggtccctggagctgtgtaactgtgacactatctgctgcaccaccgtgccacccaaataTGTATTTGATTAGATTTATATTACTTTATGTTGACGGTATACCTTCAAAACAAGAAAACATTCTATAAATTTATGTTAAATTCTCAGGAGTTTGTACCAGTGAGGATGGACTGGTCAACACGCAGGGTTGTGGACTTGATGGAGGTGATTCTGATATCAGCGGGGACTTTGTCACCAACTGCAGGAGTaagaatgaacacacacaaatgcaatgAAACATTTACTGATGACTGAAATGATACGTgaacacaaaaatatttaataaaagccAGATCAGTGGACAACtacatgttttgttcagattcctGTTGCAGTAAGAAACTATTACATATTACACATTCCCATTAGTTTAACATTCCCAATGTCTTAGTTTAACAGGAGCAATAATGAAAAGCTCTGCATCCAGCATCCTTGTGCTTTTTGTTGCACATGACTTTAGTGACTGCTGTAAATACTTAGAATCAGCCATTTATGAGTCTGACTTTCAGcttgtagagagagagagagaaaaaggcaaCCCACTAAACACTCTAAACAAGCTGACCACAGAAGAGAAGGAGTGATGAGGAGGGAACAGGTGGAGaatgaaagagaaggagagagagataaagggagagggagagagggattgAGACAGGGGCAAGTGGAAGACAGGTGCTGGGATGTATTTATACTCCAGCACTCCTTTGCCTGCACCCTTGATGAGTTCCCTCAACCTTCTCTgatccctgctctctctctctctctctctctctctctctctctctctctctctctctctcatatgttCAAACACGGGGATTGCCATAAAAGGATCCTTATTCATAGTCTTTCTCAAGGACATATGTCTCATATGCAGTCCCTTCCCCTTTACatactattctctctctctctctctctctctctctctctctctctctctctcgctctctctctctctctctctctctcgctccccccccccctccctccctgtgGTATAGCAGTTGGGTCGTATTGTTTTTCTCTGGGTCCTGCCATACTAAAGACATATTGGTAGCAGGTGTTGTTTatcccttttgtttttttatgtgctGGATGATTTACAATCTATCATGATGTATCATATTTAAGTAACTGTgagatttattcattttatttgttttaattgtgaGTAGACAAAAGCAAACATGTTTAAGCAATGATAAGCTTAttact encodes:
- the atp2a1 gene encoding sarcoplasmic/endoplasmic reticulum calcium ATPase 1, producing MENAHIQDPASCLAYFSVSESTGLSPEQVKKNLAKYGYNELPAEEGKSIWELVVEQFEDLLVRILLLAACISFVLAWFEEGEETVTAFVEPFVILLILIANAVVGVWQERNAESAIEALKEYEPEMGKVYRADRKSVQRIKAREIVPGDIVEVSVGDKVPADIRITSIKSTTLRVDQSILTGESVSVIKHTESVPDPRAVNQDKKNMLFSGTNIAAGKAIGVAVATGVSTEIGKIRDQMAATEQEKTPLQQKLDEFGEQLSKVISLICVAVWLINIGHFNDPVHGGSWIRGAVYYFKIAVALAVAAIPEGLPAVITTCLALGTRRMAKKNAIVRSLPSVETLGCTSVICSDKTGTLTTNQMCVTKMFIIEKVEGESITLDQYDISGSKYTPEGEVTKGGLPVKCGQYDGLIELATICALCNDSSLDYNESKGIYEKVGEATETALCCLVEKMNVFNTEVRSLSKVERANACCSVIKQLMKKEFTLEFSRDRKSMSVFCSPAKPSKAPMGNKMFVKGAPEGVIDRCAYVRVGTTRVPLTGPVKEKIMAVIKEWGTGRDTLRCLALATRDSPLKKEEMNLEDSTKFIEYETDLTFVGCVGMLDPPRKEVMGSIQLCKAAGIRVIMITGDNKGTAVAICRRIGIFGEDENVTGRAFTGREFDDLPLEQQTEAVRKACCYARVEPSHKSKIVEFLQGFDEITAMTGDGVNDAPALKKAEIGIAMGSGTAVAKSASEMVLADDNFSSIVAAVEEGRAIYNNMKQFIRYLISSNVGEVVCIFLTAALGLPEALIPVQLLWVNLVTDGLPATALGFNPPDLDIMGKAPRSPKEPLISGWLFFRYLAIGGYVGAATVAAAAWWFIYSDDGPMVSFYQLSHFMQCSADNEAFEGIECEVFESAPPMTMALSVLVTIEMCNALNSLSENQSLLRMPPWSNLWLVAAMSLSMSLHFMIIYVDPLPMIFKLTHLTLEQWIVVLQLSLPVILIDELLKFIARNYLEQKDENLVSKKWD